From Streptomyces yatensis, one genomic window encodes:
- a CDS encoding ABC transporter ATP-binding protein, which yields MAVTSEPRALEGGAAPRHRSATRSLLRLWPYVRPVRVRLFGAAGVAVVASCLGLVIPLVLKWMVDGPVAHRDPGGVWLGGALLLALGTAEAGLFGLRRWLVGRPLASVEAAMRADLYRHLQRLPVSFHDRWASGQLLSRATTDLMLLRMFLAFPLTFLVVNGVTILAGFAILLSQEWTLGLILLFPAVPLMILCSLFEKRYATVARTVQDQTGDLTTVVEEGVLGVRIVKGFGRHRSQARAFRTLSEQVRSTELHKARLLATIWALIMTLPELAIGAALVLGTVRVADGDLSAGTLVAFLSTALTLRWPVESLGFLLAMSQDAATATDRYFDVMDAEPAAAADRRPAGSPRRGQDGQSAVDSQDREGGLRFQGVEFAYADAPPEEPPVLRGVDLHIRPGETMALVGATGSGKTTLTALVPRLQEITRGRITLDGRDITALTREELRSLVAVAFEEPTLFSATAGENVLMGASDAGREELLRALKVAQADFVHALPEGTDTEVGEQGLSLSGGQRQRLALARAVVGSPRFLVLDDPLSALDVHTEALVEAALRQVLAATTALVVAHRPSTVLLADRVALLSGGRITAVGTHQRLLRESAEYRALMSGQEREEGESRP from the coding sequence ATGGCTGTGACGAGTGAACCCCGCGCCCTAGAGGGCGGTGCCGCCCCGCGGCACCGCTCCGCCACGCGTTCGCTCCTGCGGTTGTGGCCGTATGTGCGCCCGGTGCGGGTGCGGCTGTTCGGCGCGGCCGGGGTGGCGGTCGTCGCCTCCTGTCTGGGCCTGGTCATCCCGCTGGTCCTCAAGTGGATGGTGGACGGGCCGGTGGCCCACCGGGACCCGGGCGGGGTCTGGCTGGGCGGTGCGCTGCTGCTGGCCCTGGGCACGGCCGAGGCCGGGCTCTTCGGGCTGCGGCGCTGGCTGGTGGGGCGGCCCCTGGCCTCCGTCGAGGCCGCGATGCGCGCCGATCTCTACCGCCATCTGCAGCGGCTGCCGGTCTCCTTCCATGACCGCTGGGCCTCCGGCCAGCTGCTGTCGCGGGCCACGACCGATCTGATGCTGCTGCGGATGTTCCTGGCCTTCCCGCTCACCTTCCTGGTGGTCAACGGGGTCACCATCCTTGCCGGATTCGCCATTCTGCTGTCGCAGGAGTGGACGCTGGGCCTGATCCTGCTGTTCCCGGCGGTGCCGCTGATGATCCTCTGCTCGCTCTTCGAGAAGCGGTACGCGACGGTGGCCCGCACCGTGCAGGACCAGACCGGCGATCTGACGACGGTCGTCGAGGAGGGCGTGCTGGGCGTCCGCATCGTCAAGGGCTTCGGCCGCCACCGCAGCCAGGCCCGTGCCTTCCGCACCCTGTCCGAGCAGGTCCGCTCCACCGAGCTGCACAAGGCACGGCTGCTGGCCACGATCTGGGCGCTGATCATGACCCTGCCGGAGCTGGCGATCGGCGCGGCGCTGGTGCTCGGCACGGTGCGGGTGGCCGACGGGGATCTGTCGGCGGGCACGCTGGTCGCCTTCCTCTCCACCGCCCTGACGCTGCGCTGGCCCGTGGAGTCCCTGGGCTTCCTCCTCGCGATGAGCCAGGACGCGGCGACGGCCACCGACCGTTATTTCGACGTCATGGACGCGGAACCGGCCGCCGCGGCCGACCGGCGGCCCGCGGGGTCGCCGCGGCGCGGCCAGGACGGCCAGAGCGCGGTGGACAGCCAGGACCGCGAGGGCGGGCTCCGGTTCCAGGGGGTGGAGTTCGCCTACGCGGACGCGCCACCGGAAGAGCCGCCCGTGCTGCGCGGGGTCGATCTCCACATCCGGCCCGGCGAGACCATGGCGCTGGTCGGGGCGACCGGCTCCGGGAAGACCACCCTTACCGCTCTCGTCCCCCGGCTCCAGGAGATCACGCGCGGGCGGATCACCCTCGACGGCCGGGACATCACCGCCCTGACCCGGGAGGAGCTGCGCTCCCTGGTGGCCGTCGCGTTCGAGGAGCCCACGCTGTTCTCCGCCACCGCCGGTGAGAACGTCCTCATGGGCGCGAGCGACGCGGGCCGGGAGGAGCTGCTGCGGGCCCTGAAGGTGGCGCAGGCCGACTTCGTGCACGCCCTGCCGGAGGGCACCGACACCGAGGTCGGCGAGCAGGGGCTCAGCCTGTCCGGCGGTCAGCGGCAGCGGCTCGCGCTGGCGCGGGCCGTCGTGGGCAGCCCGCGGTTCCTGGTGCTCGACGATCCGCTGTCCGCCCTCGACGTGCACACCGAGGCGCTGGTGGAGGCGGCGCTGCGGCAGGTGCTGGCGGCCACGACCGCGCTGGTCGTCGCGCACCGGCCGTCCACCGTGCTGCTCGCCGACCGGGTCGCGCTGCTGTCGGGGGGCCGGATCACCGCCGTCGGCACCCATCAGCGGCTGCTGCGGGAGAGCGCGGAGTACCGGGCGCTGATGTCGGGTCAGGAACGCGAGGAGGGGGAGAGCAGACCATGA
- a CDS encoding ABC transporter ATP-binding protein, giving the protein MTTVEEERESTDDEGWGEDSDKGRATSSDPFDRDVLPVPKGASLALLRSLLSPRRRRVWLAAVLLLLQQAAVQAGPLLVAYAIDHAVPALRDGAHGPLIAVGAVYLGCALASGALQYAFIRFSARIGQDVLLDLRGRIFRHAQALSVDFHERYTSGRLISRATTDVESLRELLSEGLEELLGVALSVVYISITLLYLDWGLGGAAVLSFWPLYLLIRSFQRRSMRVYRKRSTAIAAVIVTFTETMNGIRPVQAFRRERANDTRFRELNHRHERANGDAILEMARYVVSSRLVANAAVAALVLWGAYRVASGSLALGVLAAAALYLRRLYDPIDRLGMFLNSYQSAAASLEKIAGLLAQRPSVPEPADPKPLPPRPAKTPGREVVFDGVRFAYRTGGEVLPRFDLTLPAGQTLAVVGATGAGKSTLAKLLARFYDPSDGRVLLDGVDLRDLAMPELRRGVVMVTQEAFLFSGTIAENIAIGRPDATRAEIEQAAKAIGAHDFIAALPDGYDTDVRKRGGRISAGQRQLVAFARALLADPSVLILDEATSSLDIPGEQAVQRAMDTVLRGRTAVVIAHRLSTVETADRVLVMADGRIVEDGPPDRLIAGEGRFAALHQAWRDSLV; this is encoded by the coding sequence ATGACCACGGTCGAGGAGGAGCGGGAGAGCACCGACGACGAGGGCTGGGGCGAGGACAGCGACAAGGGCCGGGCGACGTCGTCCGACCCGTTCGACCGCGATGTCCTGCCGGTGCCCAAGGGCGCGTCCCTGGCCCTGCTGCGTTCACTGCTCTCGCCGCGCCGGCGGCGGGTCTGGCTGGCGGCCGTCCTGCTGCTGCTCCAGCAGGCCGCCGTCCAGGCGGGTCCGCTGCTCGTCGCGTACGCCATCGACCATGCCGTGCCCGCACTCCGCGACGGCGCCCACGGCCCGCTGATCGCCGTCGGCGCGGTCTATCTGGGCTGTGCGCTCGCCTCCGGGGCGCTGCAGTACGCGTTCATCCGCTTCTCCGCCCGGATCGGCCAGGACGTGCTGCTGGATCTGCGCGGCCGGATCTTCCGCCATGCCCAGGCGCTGAGCGTGGACTTCCACGAGCGCTACACCTCCGGCCGGCTGATCTCCCGCGCCACGACCGATGTCGAGTCGCTGCGCGAGCTGCTCAGCGAGGGGCTGGAGGAGCTGCTCGGGGTCGCGCTGTCGGTCGTCTACATCTCCATCACGCTGCTCTATCTCGACTGGGGGCTGGGCGGGGCGGCCGTGCTCTCCTTCTGGCCGCTGTATCTGCTGATCCGCTCCTTCCAGCGGCGCTCCATGCGGGTGTACCGCAAGCGGTCGACGGCGATCGCGGCGGTGATCGTGACGTTCACCGAGACCATGAACGGCATCCGCCCCGTGCAGGCGTTCCGCCGCGAGCGCGCCAACGACACGCGCTTCCGGGAGCTGAACCACCGCCATGAGCGCGCCAACGGGGACGCGATCCTGGAGATGGCCCGCTATGTGGTCAGCTCCCGGCTGGTCGCCAACGCGGCGGTGGCCGCCCTCGTGCTCTGGGGCGCCTACCGGGTGGCCTCCGGTTCGCTCGCGCTCGGGGTGCTCGCCGCGGCCGCGCTGTATCTGCGCAGGCTGTACGACCCGATCGACCGGCTGGGGATGTTCCTCAACTCCTACCAGTCGGCGGCTGCCTCGCTGGAGAAGATCGCGGGACTGCTGGCCCAGCGCCCCTCCGTCCCCGAGCCCGCCGACCCCAAGCCGCTGCCGCCGCGCCCGGCGAAGACCCCCGGCCGGGAGGTGGTCTTCGACGGGGTGCGCTTCGCCTATCGCACCGGCGGCGAGGTGCTGCCCCGCTTCGACCTCACGCTGCCCGCCGGGCAGACGCTCGCGGTGGTCGGGGCGACCGGTGCGGGCAAGTCCACCCTCGCCAAGCTGCTGGCCCGCTTCTACGACCCCAGCGACGGCCGGGTGCTGCTCGACGGGGTGGATCTGCGCGATCTGGCCATGCCCGAACTGCGGCGCGGTGTGGTCATGGTGACGCAGGAGGCGTTCCTGTTCTCCGGCACGATCGCCGAGAACATCGCCATCGGCCGCCCCGACGCCACCCGCGCCGAGATCGAGCAGGCGGCCAAGGCGATCGGCGCACACGACTTCATCGCCGCCCTGCCCGACGGCTACGACACGGACGTGCGCAAGCGCGGCGGCCGGATCTCCGCCGGGCAGCGCCAACTGGTCGCGTTCGCCCGCGCCCTGCTCGCCGACCCATCGGTCCTCATCCTCGACGAGGCCACCTCCTCCCTCGACATCCCGGGCGAGCAGGCGGTGCAGCGCGCCATGGACACGGTGCTGCGCGGCCGTACGGCGGTCGTCATCGCCCACCGGCTGTCGACCGTCGAGACGGCCGACCGGGTGCTCGTCATGGCCGACGGCCGGATCGTCGAGGACGGACCGCCGGACCGCCTGATCGCGGGCGAGGGCCGCTTCGCGGCGCTGCATCAGGCGTGGCGGGACAGCCTGGTGTGA
- a CDS encoding aspartate/glutamate racemase family protein, with the protein MPSPASVSASAAPARPIGVIRVLTSEDPAAVATHGTAIEERYGLPTVSRCIPGQPHGIHDDDSEARAEPEIVDLARELADAGARTLIISCAADPALQQTRQAVGIPVIGAGSAAAAVALGLGRRVGVLGIRDEAPPAVRAVLGDHFAASARPDGVHRTTDLLAPEGPAAVLEAAAGLVASGADTLLLACTGLNTIGIRPLLEERLGVPVVDPVLAAGLLASYAYGG; encoded by the coding sequence ATGCCCTCGCCCGCGTCCGTGTCCGCGTCCGCCGCCCCAGCCCGCCCCATCGGCGTGATCCGCGTCCTCACCAGCGAGGATCCTGCCGCCGTCGCCACCCACGGCACGGCCATCGAGGAGCGCTACGGTCTGCCGACCGTCTCGCGGTGCATCCCCGGCCAGCCCCACGGCATCCATGACGACGACTCCGAGGCCCGCGCCGAACCCGAGATCGTCGACCTCGCGCGGGAGTTGGCCGATGCCGGGGCGCGGACGCTGATCATCAGTTGTGCCGCCGATCCGGCGCTGCAGCAGACCCGCCAGGCCGTCGGCATCCCCGTCATCGGCGCGGGCTCGGCGGCCGCCGCCGTCGCGCTGGGCCTCGGCCGCAGGGTCGGGGTGCTGGGCATCCGGGACGAGGCACCGCCCGCCGTACGCGCCGTGCTCGGCGACCACTTCGCCGCCTCCGCACGCCCCGACGGCGTCCACCGCACCACCGACCTGCTCGCCCCGGAGGGGCCCGCGGCGGTGCTGGAGGCCGCGGCCGGGCTCGTCGCATCGGGCGCGGACACCCTGCTCCTCGCCTGCACCGGCCTCAACACCATCGGCATCCGCCCGCTGCTGGAGGAGCGGCTGGGCGTCCCGGTCGTGGACCCGGTGCTCGCCGCCGGACTGCTCGCCTCGTACGCGTACGGCGGCTGA
- a CDS encoding AroM family protein translates to MHAVDDMDTRDTRDTRETGGPGHPAGAPALGLVTIGQAPRADLRPDAEPLLPGVRLVEHGALDAERFDGDAEAATRRLLAPEEGEAPLVSRLRDGRSVLLGHGAIVPRITDAVARAERDGAAATLLLCTGRFPAVRARRPLLFAEPLVQQAVAATVGTDPVGIVCPHPDQAEDVSRRWAELLPGRVQAATADPYGPTERVLDDIAAAARALADRGSSWLVLDCIGYTEQMRTAALRAAGRPVLLARAIAVRMAAEVVAASA, encoded by the coding sequence GTGCACGCTGTGGACGACATGGACACCAGGGACACCAGGGACACCAGGGAGACCGGAGGCCCCGGCCATCCGGCGGGCGCCCCGGCCCTCGGCCTCGTCACCATCGGCCAGGCCCCGCGCGCCGACCTCCGCCCGGACGCCGAACCACTGCTGCCCGGGGTGCGCCTGGTCGAGCACGGCGCGCTCGACGCCGAACGGTTCGACGGCGACGCCGAGGCGGCGACCCGCCGGCTGCTGGCCCCCGAGGAGGGCGAGGCACCGCTGGTCTCCCGGCTGCGGGACGGCCGTTCGGTACTGCTCGGGCACGGGGCGATCGTCCCGCGCATCACGGACGCGGTCGCCCGCGCGGAGCGGGACGGAGCCGCCGCGACCCTGCTGCTGTGCACCGGCCGCTTCCCGGCGGTGCGGGCCCGGCGGCCCCTGCTGTTCGCCGAACCGCTGGTGCAGCAGGCCGTCGCCGCGACCGTGGGCACCGATCCCGTGGGCATCGTCTGCCCGCACCCCGACCAGGCCGAGGACGTCTCCCGCCGCTGGGCGGAGTTGCTGCCGGGCCGGGTCCAGGCCGCGACCGCCGATCCGTACGGCCCCACCGAGCGCGTCCTGGACGACATCGCCGCCGCCGCGCGCGCCCTCGCCGACCGCGGCAGCTCCTGGCTCGTCCTGGACTGCATCGGCTACACGGAACAGATGCGCACCGCCGCGCTGCGGGCCGCGGGCCGCCCCGTACTGCTGGCCCGCGCCATCGCCGTCCGCATGGCGGCAGAGGTGGTGGCGGCCTCAGCGTGA
- a CDS encoding OPT family oligopeptide transporter produces the protein MNPNPQAGADAAAAAADAPPRSHPRAFEPVTLVLTIVLSVLGALIGIVLITSLGVSPNTAVIGALVAMLIGRIPVGVLTRMRSKHRQNLVQSAISGSTFAAANSLLTPIAVPFALGRNDLVWPMLGGAVIGLAVDSWVLYRVFDSKLLPATGSWPAGIAAAETIKAGDTGGRKAAILGAGAVIGFVGALFKLPTSAAGVGFLGNIWALAMFGVGLTVGQYAPEFGFDLGARHVPHGLMIGAGLVALAQALLLMRTRKGGAKGTADGPAAEGPAAHGSDADGGLTVQAPQLRRGLLEGMGLFVCGAIVVAIAGGAVGGLSLPALVGWVLLAGVAAIVHQLIVGLAAMHSGWFPAFAVTLIFLIIGLVLHIPTVPLALLVGYTASTGPAFADLGYDFKAGWLLRRDAAPWRPFEIEGRRQQYLAQLVGFGVALVVVAVAWKTFFSDGKVPPVAEVYVTTIKTGLEPGTMTTMLLWAIPGALVQLLGGPSRQMGVLLATGLLVATPQAGWMVLGALVVRRLYTLWRRRGIADAEARKESDEQAENDLSLVGAGLVAGSSLNDVGQLTKAL, from the coding sequence ATGAACCCGAACCCCCAGGCCGGCGCGGACGCCGCGGCCGCGGCCGCGGACGCCCCACCGCGGTCGCACCCCAGAGCCTTCGAGCCGGTCACCCTCGTCCTGACCATCGTGCTGTCGGTTCTCGGCGCCCTGATCGGCATCGTGCTGATCACCTCGCTCGGGGTGTCGCCCAACACGGCCGTGATCGGCGCCCTGGTGGCGATGCTCATCGGCCGTATCCCGGTCGGCGTGCTGACCCGGATGCGCTCCAAGCACCGGCAGAACCTGGTGCAGTCGGCGATCTCCGGCTCCACCTTCGCCGCGGCCAACTCGCTGCTCACCCCGATCGCGGTGCCGTTCGCCCTGGGACGTAACGACCTGGTGTGGCCCATGCTCGGCGGGGCCGTCATCGGCCTGGCCGTCGACAGCTGGGTGCTGTACCGGGTGTTCGACTCCAAGCTGCTGCCCGCCACCGGGTCGTGGCCGGCCGGGATCGCGGCGGCCGAGACGATCAAGGCCGGGGACACCGGCGGGCGCAAGGCCGCGATCCTGGGCGCGGGCGCGGTGATCGGCTTCGTCGGCGCGCTGTTCAAGCTGCCGACCAGCGCCGCGGGTGTGGGGTTCCTGGGCAACATCTGGGCGCTCGCCATGTTCGGCGTCGGGCTGACCGTGGGGCAGTACGCCCCCGAGTTCGGCTTCGATCTGGGCGCCCGCCATGTGCCGCACGGGCTGATGATCGGCGCGGGGCTCGTCGCCCTGGCGCAGGCGCTGCTGCTGATGCGGACGCGGAAGGGCGGGGCGAAGGGGACCGCCGACGGTCCGGCTGCCGAGGGCCCGGCGGCCCACGGCTCGGATGCCGACGGCGGTCTTACGGTCCAGGCCCCCCAGCTGCGCAGGGGACTGCTGGAGGGCATGGGCCTCTTCGTCTGTGGCGCGATCGTGGTCGCGATCGCGGGCGGTGCGGTGGGCGGGCTCTCGCTGCCCGCCCTGGTCGGCTGGGTGCTGCTGGCCGGTGTCGCCGCCATCGTCCACCAGCTGATCGTGGGGCTGGCGGCGATGCACTCCGGCTGGTTCCCGGCCTTCGCCGTCACCCTGATCTTCTTGATCATCGGTCTGGTGCTGCACATCCCGACCGTGCCGCTCGCCCTGCTGGTCGGCTACACGGCCTCCACCGGCCCCGCCTTCGCCGACCTCGGCTACGACTTCAAGGCGGGCTGGCTGCTACGTCGGGACGCCGCGCCCTGGCGACCCTTCGAGATCGAGGGGCGGCGTCAGCAGTACCTCGCCCAGCTCGTCGGCTTCGGCGTCGCGCTGGTCGTCGTCGCCGTCGCCTGGAAGACCTTCTTCTCCGACGGCAAGGTGCCGCCGGTCGCCGAGGTCTACGTGACCACCATCAAGACCGGCCTCGAACCCGGCACCATGACCACCATGCTGCTGTGGGCGATCCCCGGCGCGCTCGTCCAGCTCCTCGGCGGACCCTCCCGGCAGATGGGCGTCCTGCTGGCCACCGGACTCCTGGTGGCCACGCCCCAGGCCGGCTGGATGGTCCTCGGCGCCCTGGTCGTCCGCCGGCTCTACACCCTGTGGCGGCGGCGCGGGATCGCCGACGCGGAGGCGCGCAAGGAGTCCGACGAGCAGGCCGAGAACGACCTGTCGCTGGTCGGCGCGGGGCTCGTGGCCGGAAGCTCCCTCAACGACGTGGGCCAGCTCACCAAGGCCCTGTGA
- a CDS encoding DUF1177 domain-containing protein produces MLKHVLDIIELLDRPQTSGALLADHLRAVQAAAGADPQTAPQVEVRTVEGDKGSTDFVSVTVPGRRGKLGGGHAPTLGILGRLGGVGARPERIGLVSDADGAVAALSAAAKLLDMHARGDVLDGDVTLSTHVSGWAPTQPHDPVPFMDSPVDTLTCNREEISPAMDAVVSIDTTKGNRLLNHRGVALSPTVCQGWILRVSEDLVAVLESVTGESARILPITTQDITPYGNGVHHLNSILQPAVATTAPVVGLAITAGSAVAGCATGASHETDIAVAARFAVETAKEFGRGVARFLDPEEFARLVELYGPMTHLQALTPAG; encoded by the coding sequence GTGCTCAAACACGTCCTTGACATCATCGAACTCCTCGACCGTCCGCAGACCAGCGGCGCCCTCCTCGCCGACCATCTGCGCGCGGTCCAGGCCGCGGCCGGGGCCGACCCGCAGACGGCGCCCCAGGTCGAGGTGCGCACCGTCGAGGGCGACAAGGGCAGCACGGACTTCGTCTCCGTCACCGTCCCCGGCCGCCGCGGCAAGCTGGGCGGCGGCCACGCCCCGACCCTGGGCATCCTCGGCCGGCTCGGCGGAGTCGGGGCCCGCCCGGAGCGGATCGGGCTGGTCTCGGACGCCGACGGGGCGGTGGCGGCGCTGTCCGCCGCGGCCAAGCTGCTGGACATGCACGCCCGCGGTGACGTCCTGGACGGCGATGTCACGCTCTCCACCCACGTCTCCGGCTGGGCCCCCACCCAGCCGCACGACCCCGTGCCCTTCATGGACTCCCCGGTGGACACGCTGACGTGCAACCGCGAGGAGATCTCGCCCGCGATGGACGCGGTCGTCTCCATCGACACCACCAAGGGCAACCGGTTGCTCAACCACCGCGGCGTCGCCCTGTCGCCGACGGTCTGCCAGGGCTGGATCCTGCGGGTCAGCGAGGATCTGGTGGCCGTCCTGGAGAGCGTGACCGGCGAGTCGGCGCGCATCCTGCCGATCACCACGCAGGACATCACCCCGTACGGCAACGGAGTGCACCACCTCAACTCCATCCTCCAGCCCGCCGTCGCCACCACCGCCCCCGTCGTCGGCCTCGCGATCACCGCGGGCTCGGCGGTGGCCGGATGCGCCACCGGCGCCAGCCACGAGACCGACATCGCGGTCGCGGCCCGGTTCGCGGTCGAGACCGCGAAGGAGTTCGGACGCGGCGTCGCCCGCTTCCTGGACCCCGAGGAGTTCGCGCGCCTGGTCGAGCTGTACGGCCCCATGACCCACCTCCAGGCCCTCACCCCGGCGGGGTGA
- a CDS encoding IclR family transcriptional regulator: protein MPEQKPVTGTPPLQTADRVLNVLLAFDRERPEWGVTEIAEEFGLDKSVAQRLLAALAYRGFLVSDKRSRRYRLGPAVWHLSWVWERGGGMASLARPILEALAEAVGVNTLFAVPDGVHMRCVAAVDGATGPLRYYVLAGELYPAHAGATSRAYFGMLPPGDRAVLLYGRPMARFSEHTPTDPVRLEERFSQVRRDGYAYSEGEYDPDSAALAAPVLVGRRPVGTLTLAAAPEVLRPRREQLIAPLLQGAADLGRLLTPTRPRRAPRR, encoded by the coding sequence ATGCCTGAACAGAAGCCCGTAACCGGCACCCCGCCCCTCCAGACCGCGGACCGCGTGCTGAACGTGCTGCTCGCCTTCGACCGCGAGCGCCCGGAGTGGGGCGTCACCGAGATCGCCGAGGAGTTCGGGCTGGACAAGTCGGTGGCCCAGCGGCTGCTGGCCGCGCTGGCCTACCGGGGCTTCCTGGTCTCCGACAAGCGCTCACGGCGCTACCGGCTGGGCCCGGCGGTGTGGCATCTGTCCTGGGTGTGGGAGCGCGGCGGCGGCATGGCCAGCCTGGCCCGGCCGATCCTGGAGGCGCTGGCCGAGGCGGTCGGGGTGAACACGCTGTTCGCGGTCCCGGACGGGGTGCATATGCGCTGTGTCGCGGCGGTGGACGGGGCCACCGGCCCGCTGCGCTACTACGTGCTGGCGGGCGAGCTGTACCCGGCACACGCCGGCGCCACCTCCCGCGCCTACTTCGGTATGCTCCCGCCCGGTGACCGGGCCGTGCTGCTGTACGGCCGCCCGATGGCGCGCTTCAGCGAGCACACGCCGACCGATCCGGTGCGGCTCGAGGAGCGCTTCTCCCAGGTGCGGCGCGACGGCTACGCCTACTCCGAGGGCGAGTACGATCCGGACAGCGCGGCGCTCGCGGCGCCGGTTCTGGTGGGCAGACGTCCGGTGGGCACCCTGACTCTGGCCGCCGCGCCCGAGGTGCTGCGCCCCCGCCGGGAGCAGCTGATCGCGCCGCTACTGCAGGGCGCCGCCGATCTGGGCAGGCTGCTGACGCCGACCCGGCCGCGACGCGCCCCGCGCCGCTAG
- the pepE gene encoding dipeptidase PepE — protein sequence MQLLLLSNSAAPGRGYLDHALEEIASALDGARRLVFVPYALADHDGYTAKVATALEPLGVAVTGAHTADDPAELVRGAQAVFVGGGNSFRLLKALHERDLVRAIRERVAAGAVYMGSSAGTNMACPTLRTSNDMPIVQPPTFEALGLLPFQINPHYLDAEPNTAHMGESRALRLEQFLEENDVPVVGLREGTWLRRNADRLTLGGIDAGAILFRRGEDPAELRPGADLSALLREEPRFDSAAHAS from the coding sequence ATGCAGTTGTTGCTGCTGTCGAACTCCGCCGCGCCCGGCCGTGGCTATCTGGACCACGCCCTCGAGGAGATCGCCTCGGCACTGGACGGCGCGCGCCGGCTCGTCTTCGTGCCGTACGCGCTGGCCGACCACGACGGCTACACCGCCAAGGTGGCCACGGCCCTGGAGCCACTGGGCGTGGCGGTCACCGGCGCGCACACCGCCGACGACCCGGCCGAGCTGGTGCGCGGGGCGCAGGCGGTGTTCGTCGGCGGCGGCAACAGCTTCCGGCTGCTCAAGGCGTTGCACGAGCGCGATCTGGTCCGGGCGATACGGGAACGGGTGGCCGCGGGCGCCGTCTACATGGGCTCCAGCGCGGGGACCAACATGGCCTGCCCGACCCTGCGCACCTCCAATGACATGCCCATCGTCCAGCCGCCCACCTTCGAGGCGCTGGGGCTGCTGCCGTTCCAGATCAACCCGCACTACCTCGACGCCGAGCCGAACACCGCCCACATGGGCGAGAGCCGTGCCCTGCGGCTCGAGCAGTTCCTGGAGGAGAACGACGTCCCCGTGGTCGGACTGCGCGAGGGCACCTGGCTGCGCCGGAACGCGGACCGGCTGACCCTGGGCGGCATCGACGCCGGGGCGATCCTGTTCCGCAGGGGCGAGGACCCGGCGGAGCTGCGCCCCGGCGCCGATCTGAGCGCGCTGTTGCGGGAGGAGCCGCGCTTCGACTCCGCCGCGCACGCGTCCTGA
- a CDS encoding DinB family protein yields the protein MSDPVNPIDEPPHSLTEPHHMLGAYLDYFRSVVPNKLHGLSEHELRTSRLPSGWTPLELLRHLTHVERRWLRWGFLGQAVDEPWGDRGPEDRWRVPEGMTSAEVRARYEEQCAWSRATVAGVPLERRAATGGRFATEAEAPTLGWILFHLLQEYARHAGQLDVVRELADGSVGE from the coding sequence ATGTCCGACCCCGTGAACCCGATCGACGAGCCCCCGCATTCGCTGACCGAGCCTCACCACATGCTCGGCGCCTATCTCGACTACTTCCGCTCCGTGGTGCCCAACAAGCTCCACGGCCTCTCGGAGCACGAGCTGCGCACCAGCCGACTGCCGTCCGGCTGGACCCCGTTGGAGCTTCTCCGCCATCTGACCCATGTCGAACGGCGCTGGCTTCGCTGGGGATTCCTGGGCCAGGCGGTCGACGAGCCCTGGGGCGACCGCGGCCCCGAGGACCGATGGCGGGTCCCCGAGGGCATGACCTCCGCCGAGGTGCGGGCGCGGTACGAGGAGCAGTGCGCCTGGTCGCGGGCGACCGTCGCGGGCGTACCGCTGGAGCGGCGGGCGGCCACCGGCGGGCGGTTCGCCACCGAGGCCGAGGCCCCGACGCTCGGCTGGATCCTCTTCCATCTGCTCCAGGAGTACGCCCGCCACGCCGGACAGCTCGATGTCGTACGGGAGTTGGCCGACGGCTCGGTCGGTGAGTGA